AGTTGACGCCCCGGACAACGTGACAGTTGCTGCAGTTTCTCTAGCCATCAACGCGTCTGGGGGAGTCTCGGTCAAGACGGTGGCGCTTTTGACCCCCGAAGAGATCGACCAAGCTGCGAAGAAGACGGTCAACTATCGCGCACCGGGCTCCTAGCAATACCGACAAGAGTGCCGCGAATTGAGGGGCATCCGGAGCAACGTCGGATGCCCTTTCCCTTTACCGCCATCCGATCCTGGGAGGCCGGGCCGATCGAGCATTGGTTTGACCGGACGACGAAATTCCTCGCCTCCGGCGCCGTCCCAAGGCGCAGCCTGCTGGAACGCGCCGTCCTCGCGGGCGCATCCACGCTCGCCGCGAAGACGACCGCCTTCGCCGCGTCAAACGGCGAAGTCGCCCAGCGGATCCCGCCGATCCTACCGGTGCCGCGCACCGTCGCCCCGTGCACGCTGCAGTACACGGCCGCGGGTACGACGACGACCACGTTCTCCGCGCAATCGGCCTATCAAGGCAAGCCTCTCGTGCTGCACGGCGTGCAAACTACTACCGGCCACCACGATCGCTCCGTAAGCCTGCACATCGAGGTCACGCACGGCGGCGCGCTTCTGTTCGAGTTGGTGCACAGCGCGCTGCAGGGCCGCGGCCCCGATCACCGCCGTGTCCTGGCGTCGCGCGGCGCCGTCACCTACGGCGCCGCCGTCCGCGGCGTAAGGCGCGTCCAGTACCTCGCAAGCGGCGGCACCGTGACGGGATTCA
This genomic window from bacterium contains:
- a CDS encoding GYD domain-containing protein, which codes for VDAPDNVTVAAVSLAINASGGVSVKTVALLTPEEIDQAAKKTVNYRAPGS